GGGGTCAGCATGCCGTCCCGGGCCTCCACCGTGAACATCGTCAGCGCGGGCACCCAGAGCCGGTTGCGGAACCGGGTGCCGCGCAGCTCGATCGCCTCGAACAGCGCCGGGGCGCCCGGCATCAGAACGCCCGCAGGTTCTCGCGGAGCGTCGTGCCGGTGTACTCGTCGCGGATGAGCCCCCGGCGGCGCAGGGCCGGGGAGAGGCCGTCGGCCACCATGGCCATGTTGAGGCGGGTCGTCGGCATGTAGACGAGGAAGCCGTCGCCGCCGACGTGCTCCATGAACTCGCCCATCTTCGCCGCGACGGTGTCCGGCGAGCCGACGAACCCGAGGTCGTTCACCTGGTGCGAGGAGGCGACGACCTCGCGCAGCGTGCGGCCCTGCTGCCCCTCGAAGAGCTTCTCGATCGAGGTGTACTCGCCGTTCTGCTTCGAGATGTCGATGTCCTCGACCCGGGTGTCCGGGTCGATCGCCCCGAAGTCGATGCGACCACCGGACGTGTACGACATGTTCCAGAGGTTGTACTCGATCGCTTTGTCCGACGACATCGCGAGCCGGGCGGCCTCCGATGCGGCCTGCGCCTCGGCGTCGGTGGCGGCGATGGTCGGCGTGACGATGAACAGGAACTTCACGTCGTCCGGGTTCCGGCCGGCGGCGGCGACCCGGGCGCGCATGTCGTCGCGGTACGCCTTCGCGCTCTCGGGCGTCTTCGACAGGGCGATCATCGTGTCGTCGTGGAGCGCGGCGAGCTGCCGGCCCATCTCCGATCCACCGGCCGAGCAGATCGGGACGACGCCCTGCGGCCCCGGGATCGTGTTGAGCGGCCCGCGCGAGCGGAAGAACTCGCCGCGGTGGTCGATCGGGTGCACCTTCGTGTGGTCGGCGTAGACGCCCGCCACCGGGTCGGCGACCACGGCCCCCGGTTCCCAGGACCCCTGCAGGGCCTTGACGACGTCGGCCCACTCGATCGCCATCCGGTAGCGCTCGTCGTGGTCGAGGTGCTGCTCGTAGCCGTAGTTCTGGGCGACGCGGTCGGTGACGCTCGTCACGACGTTCATGCCGATGCGCCCCTCGGTGAGGTGGTCGAGCGTCGTGCCGAGGCGTGCGGCGAGGTACGGCGGGTACTGGATCGTCGAGAACGTCGGGACGATGCCGATGTGCTTCGTGGCCTGCGTCATGAGCGGGACGAGCGGCATGGGGTCGTTCTTCGGCGCCATGAACCCGCGCCGCAGCGAGGTGTCGGCGGTGCCGCGGTACGAGTCCTCGACCATCGCGGTGTCCTCGATGAGGATGTAGTCGAAGCCGCCGCGCTCGAGGTTCTTCGCGAGGTCGATGTAGATGTCGGGCTTCATCCAGTCGGTCACGTTCGTGCCGGTCCAGGGACCGTCGCCGTTCGTGTCGGACCAGGCCTGGATGCCGAAGCCGTTGCCGAGGAACCATCCGA
The sequence above is a segment of the Curtobacterium sp. BH-2-1-1 genome. Coding sequences within it:
- a CDS encoding NtaA/DmoA family FMN-dependent monooxygenase (This protein belongs to a clade of FMN-dependent monooxygenases, within a broader family of flavin-dependent oxidoreductases, the luciferase-like monooxygenase (LMM) family, some of whose members use coenzyme F420 rather than FMN.), coding for MFHLGWFLGNGFGIQAWSDTNGDGPWTGTNVTDWMKPDIYIDLAKNLERGGFDYILIEDTAMVEDSYRGTADTSLRRGFMAPKNDPMPLVPLMTQATKHIGIVPTFSTIQYPPYLAARLGTTLDHLTEGRIGMNVVTSVTDRVAQNYGYEQHLDHDERYRMAIEWADVVKALQGSWEPGAVVADPVAGVYADHTKVHPIDHRGEFFRSRGPLNTIPGPQGVVPICSAGGSEMGRQLAALHDDTMIALSKTPESAKAYRDDMRARVAAAGRNPDDVKFLFIVTPTIAATDAEAQAASEAARLAMSSDKAIEYNLWNMSYTSGGRIDFGAIDPDTRVEDIDISKQNGEYTSIEKLFEGQQGRTLREVVASSHQVNDLGFVGSPDTVAAKMGEFMEHVGGDGFLVYMPTTRLNMAMVADGLSPALRRRGLIRDEYTGTTLRENLRAF